In a genomic window of Gossypium arboreum isolate Shixiya-1 chromosome 7, ASM2569848v2, whole genome shotgun sequence:
- the LOC108481909 gene encoding uncharacterized protein LOC108481909: MATRFRLVMAMKRTIQRIHTLVDTPRLKSFSLNAPKSVDVEYANGIKFSLSAEFLRVYSPAADGKIRSIGSEKVISGRRHVGIMSAEPVGNYGVRIVFDDLHKTGIYSWDYFFNLGSNKFTLMRNYIKTLKKHGLSRDPSKRKSSKDL, translated from the exons ATGGCAACTCGGTTCAGATTAGTTATGGCTATGAAGAGAACAATTCAAAGGATCCACACTCTCGTTGATACCCCACGCCTCAAAAGCTTCTCTCTTAACGCACCCAAAAGT GTAGATGTAGAATATGCGAATGGTATCAAGTTTAGCTTGTCAGCTGAGTTTTTGCGAGTTTATAGCCCTGCTGCTGATGGCAAGATTCGATCAATCGGCAGTGAAAAG GTTATATCTGGTCGGCGCCATGTCGGGATAATGTCTGCCGAACCTGTAGGAAACTATGGGGTAAG GATAGTTTTCGATGATTTGCATAAAACTGGGATTTATTCTTGGGACTATTTCTTTAATCTTGGGAGCAACAAGTTTACTCTCATGAGAAattatatcaaaacattgaaGAAACATGGACTCAGCCGGGATCCTTCTAAAAGAAAGTCATCTAAAGACCTCTGA